The Colletotrichum destructivum chromosome 8, complete sequence genome includes the window AccaacgtcgacgtcgacgtcgagtgGTTCTACTCGGTGGGCAACTACACCACCGGCGGCACCACTgcctcctcgaccgtcgccgccgaactGGAAGAGAATgacaccaacaccaactgCGCCATCGACATgttcctcgacgatgacaagGAAAAGTCCAAGGACAGCACCAAGGCCAAGTATGAGATCATGGTCTGGCTCGGCACCTTTGGCGCCGCGACGCAGCCCATCGGCTACCAAGCCGGCGCTGGCGTCATCACCACCGAGACCATCAACGGAACGACCTTGTAAGTGTGTCCCTTTGCAtgccttctccccccccccgatcAGAGGAAGTTGATCGATCCGCTCCCCACCATGGACTGtgaaaaataaaaaataaaaaccCCTGGAATAATCACAAAGTCATATCCCACGCCCCTGACTAACATGGCTTTCTTCGCAGCGAACTCTTCTATGGCCAGaacagccagcagcagtacGTCCTCACCTGgatgtcgacggcgccggtccCGCATTTCGTCGGTGACCTGGCCCCCCTCATCTCGAAGCTCACCACCATGAACCGCGCCAACttcccgacgacggcgacctaCATGGGCTACATGGGTCTCGGCTCCGAAGCTCTCTCGGCcaccgacgtcgtcaccTTCCATGTGACGCAGCTGTCTATGGAGATTAAGGCGTCTTCTACGTCATCGTAGGAGTAACTACATTACAGACAGTCCCAAAAACAAAAATGAGAAAAAAACAAGGCCAAGGCAATGGTAATGTGTACATTGGATATTGGACCATTTCTTCTTATTTTTTTCCCATTCCAAAGCGAGCATTGATATCTAAACACACTAGACTAATGAACTTGGGTCGGCGGGGGCCAGTGGGCAATCTGGGATCATGATGACATATATTTACATCACCGTATtctgttttttttcttcttcttctttctgtaTATACGCATACATATTCATTGAACGGGAGTTTCGTGTACCGCACAACAGCTCTTTAACGAAACAGCTTCTACCAGATGAGCCCGGAAAGAAGCCCGATAACGAATCGGAAGGACTTCCCTCGAGTCCTTGATTTATGTGATTCTTTGATGTTTTTCTCTGTCGTCATCTCGCTTGGCTTCGTCTCAGCAAGCTCCCAAACATCCCCGCACCAGAAGGGAAGCCCGCGCACGCACGCTtgcacgcacacacacacactcaaTCAACTTTGCCATCCAAACCTCCAATGGTAAAAGAGACCTACCCCCCGGGACCCGCGGTCATGAACCCACCTTACAGCTCCAAGCGAGACAGAGTAAGCAATAACCGCCGAGGctctttgggggggggggtgaagGTGACGGGTGGATCGGGGCTCTGTCCAATAGGTAGGGAGACCCGCGTTGCTCGGCGTCGAAATATGCCGATTTTTTTTCCTGGTTACTGCTCCACTGCACAATTACCAGAAATCCTGCGCGGCGAGCGGACCCATCCATTGCAttcgaagaagaggaggggggggggggggtgggcgtTGGCAGGAAAATACCTGGCACACAACCCGGCAAAGACGCAGGTACAGGAACGCACAGTGACAGGGACCAGCCGGGCGTAATTGTTGACAGGGCTGTGGTTTGCAGGCCTAGCCGCCTTGGAAGTTCTTGGAGGAAATCCGTGCGGAAGGGcagaggggagggatgggagACACAAGGGAAGGCCTTATTCGGATGGAAACCATGTGCCCCCCCACCAGCAAACGACGTCAGAATGGCCCAGCCCTTGCTCGGGTGTGTTACGCGTAGATGGAAAAAAGGCTGGCTCTCTATTCGTAGGGGTTGAGCGGCGACACcaagagggggaagaagaagaagaaggggacgaGTTTTCCAaggttgtgtgtgtgtgtgtgtgtgtgtgtgtgtgtggccaGTCAGTAAGTCAGTTGTCAGCTTTGCCAACCCGGGCTGTGCTTGGTTCAGCGCGGCAAGTCACCCACACGCAATAGGGCGGGCCCCCCCatccaggtccaggtccagggAGAGGCAAAGTGAAAGCACCGAGAACGAAAGAAACGGATGGTCAGAACTTGACATCTCAAGGTTTTCTTTCGTATTGCCCCAGCGGATagtccctcctcctcctcctcctcctcctcctcctcctcctcctccctccctccagTGGAAACACccagaagagggaggagttTGGGTTCTGTCAAACATGCAAGCCGAGTCAAGTTCGTCATCCGTGTCCAAAATGCAACCAGACAATGTCTTGCCCTCGCATTCCAgaacctcctccttctcctcccgtCCAGCTGCGGTGTACCCGCAGATCGGACGCGCTTCTGCGGGCCCGTGTTCGTGGCTGTCCCCCATAGCCGCCCGCCCCGATAAATAGCATGAATGGCAGTACCTATATCCGTACGACGACACGAGGGAGTACGGCGTCCTCGAGTCAATTCGCATTCCGCGGGGCCGCCCCCCTCATGTTCAGCTAGGCGATGCAACCAATCAGCCTAGGCCACCCACTCACTGGGCTGGGGTTGtggccagcagcaggcgaTCGGTGATGGTTGCCGCACAACTGACATTTTTTCCGTTCCACAAGTTCGGGTGGGTGGAGGGGAGGCGGGCGACTGAACGGCGGGAGGAAACCCGGATGATTCTACCATGCGCTTAACTGCCGTTGTTGACTATGTGTGCGTGTTGCCATGGTCTCTCTATTTTCGGTGTAACTAAGCTAAATAATCAACTACCTGGTTGACGGTTGTTTCTACGCACGCGCGACTTGAAGTTGTCGTCGGACGTTGGCACGCGGTTACGATCCATGTTTTTGTCTGTTGCCGCTGAACGAGTTCAACAACATGGTCAAGAGACGCTAGAGTCCTCAACATAGAACAGCTACGAAAATGGCTCCAAATTCTACACTTTGCTTCCTCGGTGCAGACGATTACCTCCTTTGCGAATGCAAATTTGAACAACCATCGGTGCCTTTTTGCCCGTGGAACCCTCAAGTCTAGACAAGATAGTGTGAACCAGTCCATGAAGGTAAAGACTTGAGTCTGATTGTCTGAGGACCTCGAGATTCTCTATGTGGAGGATGGATGTCTGCGAAATTAGATCTTCGAGATCAGGTCTGCGAAAGTAGGTTTTCGAGCTTTTGGAACAATGACTCTGAACTCTTGCGTCCAAGACCCGCGCGGGTATTGTATCTACAAGCAACGCATTTGCCCTtttcctccatcttctttccGCTGCTTTCTCGAATGAGCTAAACCAAAAGATTTCAACATTTTGTAACTGGTCTCTCTATCCTACTTGGCTTAACTTGGAAACCTCCGTCGCTTGCGGATGACATCTTCTTACAGGAACTTACCGTCTCATTACGTCTATCTCAGGCAACCGGGGGAAAATAGAAGGCACGTGTGGTTTTCTCACTCCTTTTCACAACGCATCTAGTACGTTAATCTTTGATCATCCTTCGAGATAGACTTGATGATTCGATTTGCGTGTCAATTCATGCTACTCTTTTAAATCATATTCTCACGCCCCCACCGATCGACCTAAACCAGGTAGGTGACGCCAGCAGGCACTTGGCGATATCAATACCAACTCGGTCATTGGAGCTTCAGAAGTGCTATGAGAGTATCATCTAGATGTTAGCGGCGCTATACAGATTGAAGAGGTTAACTTGAGGTAGGTCTGAATCAGTGAGTATATTTATCTCtggccttccttcccttATAACTAGGGAGAAGCAGGCTATTATATAGATCTCAGGACTCCTGTGGATGAGCTCCGAGAGGCTATTGATGCCCTTGGGCCCAATTCCCCAGCTCTTAGCAGGTCTGGCGAGGCCGCCCGTATGCCTTGAGTCATCCATTCCAGGCTCCGAATCGTTCAATTCCTGGATAACCGGTGATACCCTACTGGCTGGACTTCTACAAAAGTCGAAGAGAGTTTCAAAGCAGTGAGTCCATACAGCCCCTAATCGGTCTATACTAGGCCTTAAACTTCTGCGCAATCTCACATTCCAAGAGAACATTCGGAAAGACTATATCATTTAGAGACACCCAGGCTTAAGTTTTTTTGCTTCTATTGAATATACCACTAAGTCCTAGCGACGTGTAGCCTCCAGGTGAAATGACATACCTATGTCAAGTCTCACCGTTAATATACGCAGTCTTGTTCTTTCTGTTCCGTTGGTCATAGTGGTTCTGAGAATATGGTAACACCCAAGGGACAGGAAAAATGAAACCCTTTCCCACCATTGCGTATTTCCAGGGAGTTCAATCTTGTGACAACCCAGCAGGATAAACGTGATTCTTTACTTCATTAAACGCCGTAAATAACTCCTGAGACTGCCAACTTGGTGATGAGACAGCAACAATGGCAGATAAGGTCAACGAAACTGAAAGTAATGTAAGGAAGGCACTCAATATATGGTATGGAGGTAGAATGTCAACGAAAGAAATAACCCGCGTTCTTTCTGTTCTTCTGTAGATAACACGGACTTTCATTTTCTGAAAATGCTCTTCCCGTTAAGCTTTACCGCGGTTAGAACATAAGTGACTTATCAACGTCTGTAATGATACAGCAGTCATCTAGATCTTCTGCTGTTCATCGATACTCATAGTGACTAGGTACGCTAGATCATAATGTCTGCAGCTGTATAGCGCCTGAGAATGGAATTCACAAAGGCCGTACGTGAATCGAGTGTGAAGGTATTGAAATGAACAGAACCCCCTAAAGAAGCATTTCAAGCGGGTACTCTATCTACAAGACAGATTGCCTCTCCAATGTTATGTGTTGGACACACTGGTGTCTACTTCCGCACATTTATTATGGAATCCTCGGCCACGTATCCGAGCTACAGAAACTCCTGATCGTCGAGCTAATAGCTGGATTCATCAACAGAGATAAGAAGCATCTATGTCGAAACTGGCAATGTGGCGTCGTGAGCTACCAGGACAAGATCGCTGCTTTGTTGATACTTTATCGCTCATTCGGGACCCGTGTTTCTTCAGCTTGTAGAATATGAAATATCATGATAATCTTGTGTATACTCATAATACGACGCTGAATGATTCATCTTGAAAGATCAGACGGCTCTCAAGAGCAGTACACAGATATACTTAGCCACCGCCAGTACGTAGGCTAGATTTCGAAGTGGGATCTCTCGAGAGGAGAGGTAGAGCCACACTGCCCCTTTACTGATTAAACTTATGTTATAGATACGATTGGAGGGATAAAGAAGTTGCACAAGTGAGTAGTGACGGGGTCGAATCGTAGAAAGAGAAAGTGCATATCATGACGTTACCAATACCCTGACTTCTTAGATTCTAGAGGCGGATTTATAGAATTTGATTCTTATGTCGTTCCAGAATATGActaagaagaaggcgtcTTAAGAATGTTGGAAGTTGATAACAGCGTAATTGTACCCGAAAGAAACATACAATAGTTTTGTTATAGTCTCTGGAGACGTTAAACGTTCTCATGCTACTTCTACTTCAGGTAGAAAGTGGTTCTGGGGCTGGACCAGTCTCACACAAGTGTTAGCATTCGATGTCGATAACCGGCCAGCTGGATTTATGTCCAGTACGAAAACTGTAAGAATTCTAGATTGAATATTGGCAAAGAAAACGGATCCAACGGGTGCCTGCATCATGATTATTCGCGGTCGCCAGGGTAGTCAACGTAGTAGAGTACCGCTTTATGTGAGTGCCAGAACTTCATCTTTCCTAACATCGCTTGAGTAGCTGCGATTTGTAAGTATTGTGTTAGATATCAGTGGGAACTACCGCGTTGTACTTCAAATCACTTTCCAAAATTCTGTCTCGACATTCTCGTATTTATGTGTAAAGGTCTCTAGCTTTGTTGGCGCTCCAGTAGAACAAGACCCTTTTGTGTAAGCCTGGCGCATGACACGATTTTTCTAATAACCTGCTCACTTGGAGATCGTCACCGCGGCATAAACTCTGGCAAAAGTGTATTGTGTAAGAGGATCACGGCCGcggaaagagaagaaaatcAAAACATAGCAGGGCATGATTGGCACGGTTGACTGGAACAAACCACGGGCAGGGTGATTCTGGTAAGCACAGAGCCACCCGTTTCCCAAGAGATCGGATGAAGACCAGACCGAGATTCGAGCGGAGAGCCAGGCAATGCGCAGACCGCCCACCCGCCTTGGCATATGATCCCGCTCCAAGCGGTCTAGCCTTTTCAGACGGACGCGACCACGAAGCGGGACGTGGCCTTGGCCTGTGCAGTGCCGGCAGATATGATCTTCAGTAGAAGGGGCAGTGTGACGGGAGCACCGTGGAGGATGAACGTCCTGTCATCTGGACTACTTCAGATGGATGGTTACCGAGCCGAGTCAGCGGTCGGAAGTTCGGCGAGGTCCTGAGGCTGGGGAGGCTTGGGGAGATCATTTTATGCGGCGGTAATATGGCATTAGGCAACGAGGTAGGGCGGAGTGCCTGACTCGATTGGAAAATTGGGGGAGAGCGGCTCTCCTTTTGAAGTGCTGATTGTGCTCACGTCTGCCGAGACCGCAGGCCGAGACCGTTTTCGGAGGGCTCCGAGGCAGAACGGACCTTACTCCCAGGTTCTCGGAGACCCGGACACTGGGGCTAGCATGCTGATAATAGCAAAGCCCAAAAGTCAAACCGTCACGAGGCATCGCCGTCAGAGATCGACACGGGGCAAAGAGGCACGCAACGGAAAAGCTGGGCTGTTTTCGATCCACGGCACGCAAAATTTCGCGTCTCCTGCCAAGACGGCATGCCTCTATCCCAAGATGACAGGAGGTGTTGCCCCGGTGCCCTAGCCAGAGAGTTTCGAAAAACCAGCACAACATAGAAAGAAGATCGCTAAGAAGCACGGATAAAACACGATCTCTTGGCACTCGAGGCTgaaagggaagaaagaaagaaaagatTCTCTCGCCCTGTTTCGAGATGACGGACCTGGGTGCcagagaggagggcggcgaagagggtCGAGAGGCCGCAAGTGAAGCCGTTCGGAGCTGAGCGAGACGCTTGTCAACCGGGATGCGAGGGGTTGGAAGAAGGCAACCCCTGCTTTGTTGCCCAGCTCCTCCTATTGTCTGAGAAGCACGGCACAGAATGCTCTCATCGTAGATGGAGACCTCGCAGAGCCCAGCCCAGAAAGGAGAGTCTGCTGTGGCGTTtgggtcgacgtcgagaccAGTTGGGTTTTGCAACCGTCTCAGGACCCCTGGTGAGGCTGTTTGATCGATGCGATCTGATCTTTGGGGGAACCGGGCTTTGGGCTCCAGGCTGGCACAGATCCCTGCGAGACCCCGGCTCGTGGCTGGACCTCGAGTGGCTGTCCCGTGAACTCGTCATTCTTGGTAAGTCTTCACCCAAAGGGCAAGCAAGCGGTAATTGAGCCAGGATGCGGCACGTCTTTTTGCCGGACGACGGTGTCCGCGGTGTGTGCAGCTGGGGGTTGCATTCTTGGGTCCGGACCATGGGCTTCCCAGGCTGGCGTCGCATTGGTTTGCGATGCCACCCACAccaggctggctggcctGCTGATCCTCTTACTCTTAGACTAAGCGTCCCCAGGCAAAGTGGCTGAAGCGGTGAAGCCTAGCAGAACGGCAAGGAAAGGGGAGCGAGGGGGCTCGGAGCTGAGCGAGGAGAGCAACTGGTGTTGAGGCGGGAGCCAAGAGGGGATTGACAGCTGCCATTGAAGCGTCCAAAGTCAATCAGGATCAGCGGCAGGGAGAGAGCGAGCCACCATCCTCTCTGGATGAGCAAAACATGTTCGATGCTGCTGAGTAATCGACGACTTGTTTCTCGTTACACTCGACTTACCAAAGACTTTCATCATCGTCCAATATCATTTCACGGGTAACAAGAACAGATGGGGGTTATCCGGGGGAAAGGCATGCAGAGAGGAGAACCAGAGCCGCGGACTCGAGTTAATTAATTGGACCTGTCAACAGGGGAGAAAAGCTGGGAATGATCAACTGCCGCCCACAATACAAGCAACGGCGATAGATTGCAGCTTGATTAACTGGCCACCCACCCAGACGTCCGCGACACGGGCGCTAGGGATCTTATTCTCCCCCTTTTAATTTGTACCCGTGGTTCTTCATGAGCTTAATAATGCTTCGACTCGTGCGAGACTCGTCAATCTGGTAACGTCGCCACTCATGCTTTTGAAGTTGTTCGTTTGCGATTGGGACGCTGGCAGTTCATCGAAAGGCTCTTAATCGAAAAGTCCGGTGCCCGTCGGCGTCTACAGAGCCTTCGAAACCACTCCAGTGTCGtgccgtctcctcctcggcggcagaCGCATTCTCCAAACCGTCCAAGCATCACGTCGCAACATTTTCTCACCCCCTCGGCCGAAGCCGGGGGACCACATCAGTCACTAGGCCACAAGCCAAGCCGTAACTTCATGCCCTGCAATGGTGGAGGCACCGCGAAGATGGTGGATAAATCTCGCGATGCCGCGTTTGAAAGTGTGCCGGGGTAGTTTTACCGCGCTGGAGACCACTGCCTTCTTCTGCCGTCTCCTAAGACATTGGCCTAGGACATTGGCCATACCGCCCCATCGAGAGAGACaccagagacagagaggaCAAATGGGGAGAACGGACGGCTGCAAGGATCTTGTTACGCTCGGCCTGCGGGGGCGTTGAAGGGGGCCACGCGCTAACCCCTGAACGGTCATCTGGCACGTCGCTGTCGTGCAGAGACCCCTTCTCGAATCCCTTCGCCTCCAGATGACCCATGCTGACGGTTTCCTCTCGTCCATCTCACCTCTATCCTTCCGTCATCTGGACTACTCCTTGACGACCAGACTGGATAGTAGTCTGGACTGAACCGCGGTCGACTCGACTTAACCCGGCCACGCTCGGCCTCTTGGTGGCATCTGGGCGCATTATGAAGCAAGCATGAGCTGGGTTGCAAGGCACCTCCATGCCCCCTCGGCTGGATATCCGACCAAAAGGCGAGAGACTGGATGATAACGCACATCCGGTAACCCCATGCTCCCTGACGCTAATCCTCAACTTGGCGACATGAGACAAACTCTGCGTGTGAGGCCAGTTGGGACGACACAATTGGGGAAGGCATGGCACCATGCTGTATCTTATCCTAATGATGCAGTATGATCGTCGctcaaggggggggggggcggtggTCGGTGCCTTTTGGTGGCCCAAGGGGACTGACGACTTCGGGGTGTCGTCCCATGAGCGAGCTGTTTAcctggccgacgatggcTGAGCGAGAGGGCAAAAACCCCTTGCGCCTCGGTACCGGCCAAATCGGATGGgatgggcgaggaggatgacgagaagAGACGGGGGACTACCTGTCACGGGAGTGTCAAAGTCGCGGGCTGTCTCGTCTTGTCcgtcccccttcttcttgctgaTACACCAGAGCCTTGGGTTCATGGAAACATGTCGTCTGTCAGATATCTTGGTCTTGCGTGTATATAATGAAGGTCACCCAACCTGTCATCCCATCTgtttcccctttcccttcctcatCCAGCAACCAGCAAACatccttctctccccttcAATCTTTACAGTTCTGTGAACTTTTATTTTTTTAACGTTCTCGACACTCTTTCTTGTCTTGATCCAACTACAAACCGCTAGCCGGTCATTTAcaatctttttttttctgtcACGTTAACTTCTAAACCCTCTTCGATTCTTTTTTCACACCAGGTGTCTATTTTCCCAGACCTCATCACTCAACCGACCAACTCTCAAGCCGTCTCCAACATGTCTTACTCCAAGatcctcctcatctccgCCCTCTTGGCCTTTGCCGAAGCCCGCTTCGGCCAAGAGCAGACGCCCGTTGCGGCTGTCTCGAGCctccaggccggcgcccCGGGTGAAGCCGCCACTCTCGCCGGAGGCATCCCCGGatccctcctcgccgccgccgacccctGCGCGaagctcgagctcgccgacaagattgccgccctcggcaccggcgacgacgtcctcaaggccgccaagggcgtcgtcgccgccgagcagaaCTTCAACCCCTTCGTCACCGACAAGCCCAACATCTGCGGCGACGCCTCGCTGCCCGCCACCGAGGCCCTCCGCGGCATCGTTCCGctcgtcgacccggccgtcacCGGCTCCGATAAGGAAAACGCCaactcggccgcctcgtTGACGAAACCGTTTGACGCCACCGGCATGTCCGTGGCCCAGGTGATGATGGCCCAGGGCTTCTCCAACTTTACGGTCAAGGGCCAGGCTgctggcggtgccgccggaGGTGCTGCGGGAGGTAATGCTGGCGGTAATGCTGGTGGCAATGCTGGCGGCAATGCTggcggcaacaacaacaacaacagcaactcCAGTGACGCCAACGCTGGAAACAAGAACCagaacaacagcaacaacaacaacaacgccaacgccaacgccaacgccgatGACAATGCTGCGGATGACGGCTGCGGTGGTGCTGCCGGTGGAAACACAGGCACCGCTGACAAccagaacaacaacaacaacaacaacaacaacaacaacaacgctGGTAACGCCAACACCGGCAACGCCAACACTGGTAACAACAATGCTGGTAATGCCAACGCCGGCAAtgccaacgccggcggcgccgccgactttggcAAGTGCAAGCCCACCATCGACTTCCAGctcggccgcgccggccgcaaGGCGACCGAAGGAACCTTCCTCCCGACCGaccccctcgtcgcccagggcCAGCAGGACGCCCTGAACcccaacatcatcatcaaccgcGTCTGCGACCAGCTGACCAACGTCTGCGAGgccaacgacgccgccaagaagcagTGCAAGGACGCCCAGGCCCAGATCCAGGCCTCGGGCGAccgcagcgccgccgtcgccgacaccTTTAACGGTCTCCTCGGCTTCTAAGCTCTTGGTTCAAAGGCAACAGGAAGTTGCTGTCAAAGGGTTGTTTTTTCTTATGTCTCTGTAATTTTCATACCGGTCTACATACATACCGAGGAGCATGGAACATGGGCACGGcgaaaaggggggaaacTAGGCCTTTTGTGTTCACTTAGCTGGAGTTGGTGTCTCTGGACATAGTAGTGAGCTAGGTGTTAGTGAGTCGGATGTTTGAATTAAATGGTTCGCATAAGCATGCCTTCTCCTATGTAATTATGCAATGTGATTGATGATTGCTTAATGTTTTTGTTGGTTGCGTGCGCCCGAGtcaaaaaagaaaagaagaaaaaaacaaagtCTGATGAGGATCAgaaaaaacatacaacaccaggtattcgctggtcgtcatcgacccaactactaatccggcccttACTGACTGTTAGCTGCGAGAGCTTTAACTTCCTGTTCTTAAGGGTCTTACACTTCTATTATTAGAAGGTAGAGCTCCTTCTAATGCCCTACTTTTCGGCATGAAATAAATCCCTGCGGAAATGTTGTCACTCCGTTTTCACCGTTCTAAATTCTACAAAGCGTATAAACTAGCGCTTAGTTACGTACACTCCTCTTTCTGCACTTCCCCTGCTTTTAAATAAAAGGAACTCACTAACAGAATTTCGGTTTTTGCTTCTTTTTCAAGCCACCCTTTTCCGCCTCGCGCCCCTAGCCGCCCCCCCTCACTCTagcccctccctcttgcccgcttttccctttctcttaTTGCTTGCTACCTACGCTTAACCTTAATGGGCCTATACTTACGGCCTGAGTTATTAGCGAAAAAACACCCTTTTTTCTTATAACACCTGAGTGTTAATAATAATGTTGATAGTGCTGCATATCTGTTAAGCAATAGAGTAGTAAAGAAACTATTTTTTATACTAACTACACAACACGTACTTATTCCCCCCTAATATTTCTAAAGACGCTTAGTAGAATACTCCTAGCTTTACTTTAAGAGAGGGGGCCTCGGCAGCGCCGAAGCCCAGCTTGTCACCTGGCACGTCGCCCAGTGGCGCCTGCTGGACAGGCTGGCCAGCCGCGCCGGGCCTGATGCGCCGACGTTGCCCGCCTTTCTCCCCGGCATCATCGTCCAGGGGCACGACTGGTCGTTCGTGGCGAGCACGAGGCGCGATGACCGTGTGACACTGTGGACCAGCCAGCACATTGGCTCAACCGCAAAGGCCACGGGCGTCTATCAGATTGTATGCGCACTACAATATCTCCGGGCGGCACCGTAGAATTATCAGCCATGCCAGCACTCAGAATGCACTCTAATACCCTATTTACACCTACTTGACTGATGGTTTTCTGTCTGTCGTCCTTTACTTTGTCTCATCGCAGTCCAATCTCCTGaagaccaaggccatgtaGAATCAAGCTTGTGAGTTGGGAGAAACACGAACTGTCTCTCAAGAGGAATGGCAGGTGCTGCCTTGAAGAGCGACGTACCCCTTCAACCCTGTGTTGACCGTGTCATACGGTTTCAGAAGCAGCAGGGCTGAAGCTCCCTCATTCAGGTCATTCTCACAGAACCGCCTTCCACCTTCATCTACTTCTCTCCTGCCAGTTCTTGACGCCATGCATGCCACCGTGCAAGGTTTTGTGGTTGAACGGGTCTCCTGCTTCAAATCCTCAAGATTCCGGAAGTTTTGGTTCGATCCCTCTCGGGAGACTGGTGAATTTGTCATTTTGTCCGCAAACCGACAATCGTGTTGCTCTCCCAGAACCATGGAACTGAAAAAGAAAACGTTGCGGACATTTTGGTACCAACGACACCCTGATAGCACCCAGGCTGAGAAGACTTATAAAAAGGCAACAAGTTCAAAAAAGACTCCCCTGCTCGGAGGAGTTGGTTTCCCTCAGAACTGAGATGTTGTTAGCATCTTGCAGTACTACTGCATGCTAAGCTGGGTTTAGAATGTCATCATCGGGACTGTGTTGAAAACGTTTGACACTTTTTGGCATTATACACAAGTGAGCATCAGGGGGAGAGATGGTACTTCTGGCTTTCTATTGAGGGAAGGACGGGTGGTTCTTCCTGCTTGTGATGGGAGTCGGTGCTCCGTCAAGGAAGGCCGattccccccacccccccccctgcggGGAGGTGCATGCTCAGTTGCCCTAAGAACGGTGATGAGAAAATCAATGCGGAGCGGCTGTTGCCTCGACAGAGGTAGCAATCGTAAGACTCCCAGAATTGTTAATCTGAGTTCTCTTTTACTTTTTGTGcttcttttttgttttcctCCCAAGGAAGAATGTCGGAGGTCCGGCAGTTCCATTCAGAGCTACGAGCAGGACTAGACGCGGAAAATCAGCGTCACAATCGAGTTTGCCCCTTGATGCCATTATCCAATAGCGGCGACATAATTATGCGAT containing:
- a CDS encoding Putative PD-(D/E)XK nuclease, whose amino-acid sequence is MLILYFKRGGLGSAEAQLVTWHVAQWRLLDRLASRAGPDAPTLPAFLPGIIVQGHDWSFVASTRRDDRVTLWTSQHIGSTAKATGVYQIVCALQYLRAAP
- a CDS encoding Putative glycoside hydrolase family 12, glycoside hydrolase family 11/12 encodes the protein MPFLGFRWVVNFVLLAVPIGVTLGVLMGLDAGRSANGEKPLFTEPDNPGTIPKNNGITPMVSCDKAMGLHPLSKGQEYTLNPNQWGWTEGTDGALCMNVTTFNNQTYATDFSAPEFYVTWRYPRGPETQPVHAFPNIKVDGSILPVSLSSLTNVDVDVEWFYSVGNYTTGGTTASSTVAAELEENDTNTNCAIDMFLDDDKEKSKDSTKAKYEIMVWLGTFGAATQPIGYQAGAGVITTETINGTTFELFYGQNSQQQYVLTWMSTAPVPHFVGDLAPLISKLTTMNRANFPTTATYMGYMGLGSEALSATDVVTFHVTQLSMEIKASSTSS